One Candidatus Rokuibacteriota bacterium genomic window, GAACAGCTCCCGCGCCTCCTCCAGGTCGGCGTGAAGCCAGGGGATCATGACCCGGGAGGCCCCGGTGAACCGGAGGTCCCCGAGGCAGCGGGCCTTGGATTCCTCGCACGCGTCGTACAGGCTCTTGGCCACCCACGGCTCCCGGGCCAGCAGCTCGTTGCGGATGACGAGCGTGTGCATGATCGGGAAGATCCCGGTCCGCAGGTAGTAGTCGCACTCGGCTTCGCGGGGGTTCGGGAACAGGCGCTGGATCCCCGGGACGCGGCCGAAGCACGCTGGCAGGCGTGACCCGAGGTAGGCGTCCAGCTCCCCCCGCTCGAGCATCCCGCTCAGGGTCTGCCCGGGCTTGATGAACTCGACCATGAAGGGCGGGGCCGGGGCGACGTCCATCTCATCCGGCTGCCGGGGCTTGTCGATCCCCCCCTCGAGCCAGTGGATCGTCTCCAGCCTCACCCCGTGATCGTGCTGGAGCATCCCCCGGATCCACACCGCGGCGGTCTGCCGGTACTCGGGCACTCCCACCCGCTTCCCCTCCAGGTCCCGGGGCTCCCGGATCTTCGCATCCTCCC contains:
- a CDS encoding ABC transporter substrate-binding protein, translating into MAAPLPLTLACGPYDRFRPLMDGAVRPMGIDLRYLPIPSGPEIFARFYKHHEFDVAEFALTFYAILKSQGEVSFTAIPVFPSRMFRHGFIVVREDAKIREPRDLEGKRVGVPEYRQTAAVWIRGMLQHDHGVRLETIHWLEGGIDKPRQPDEMDVAPAPPFMVEFIKPGQTLSGMLERGELDAYLGSRLPACFGRVPGIQRLFPNPREAECDYYLRTGIFPIMHTLVIRNELLAREPWVAKSLYDACEESKARCLGDLRFTGASRVMIPWLHADLEEARELFGEDIWPYGIARNRVALEAVAGYLVEQGLAPRFVAPEELFHSSASDNYF